In Oryza brachyantha chromosome 1, ObraRS2, whole genome shotgun sequence, the following are encoded in one genomic region:
- the LOC102703625 gene encoding uncharacterized protein LOC102703625: MSVPGVAFRADDRFYCPPPRRHLLSRRQPAAVEWKPRRAAKEEEGLETNLGSFIASTAVRVPARRLPRAASSRGRGGAAAGAPYFELADLWEAFAEWSAYGAGVPLLLDGTDGVVQYYVPSLSAIQLYAAPPPPPPPSSTRRLGEDSDGDSAHDISSESDNEQISGRCLVNSISVDQDGFSSDDSESGNQELYPVFQYMEHNAPYGRQPLADMISLLANRFPDLRTYRSCDLLPSSWISVAWYPIYRIPTGPTLQDSDACFLTFHSLSTLHEGTLSRHPERNVFHNSKFYDIPGKVTLPLIGLASHKFNGSMWKSNQEHEQQLTNSLLKAADDWLCQRRVDHPDYRFFLSH; the protein is encoded by the exons ATGTCCGTCCCAGGCGTCGCCTTCCGCGCCGACGACCGCTTCtactgcccgccgccgcgccgccacctgcTTAGCCGCCGTCAGCCGGCGGCGGTTGAGTGGAAGCcgaggagggcggcgaaggaggaggaggggttggAGACCAACCTCGGCAGCTTCATCGCGTCCACCGCCGTCCGCGTGCCCGCGCGCCGGCTTCCCCGG GCGGCGAGCTCGCGGGGGAggggcggagcggcggccggggcgcCGTACTTCGAGCTCGCGGATCTGTGGGAGGCGTTCGCGGAGTGGAGCGCGTATGGCGCCGGTGTGCCGCTCCTGCTCGATGGGACGGACGGCGTCGTGCAGTACTACGTCCCCTCCCTGTCGGCCATCCAGCTGTATgcagccccgccgccgccgccgccgccgtcaagcACACG ACGACTTGGTGAAGATAGTGATGGTGACAGTGCTCACGATATAAGCAGTGAAAGCGACAATGAGCAAATAAGTGGCCGATGTTTAGTTAACAGTATTTCTGTAGATCAAGATGGTTTCTCCAGTGATGATAGTGAGTCTGGCAACCAGGAATTGTACCCTGTTTTTCAATATATGGAGCATAATGCACCATATGGAAGACAACCATTAGCAGACATg ATATCTTTGCTTGCTAATAGGTTTCCTGATTTGAGGACATACAGGAGTTGTGATCTTCTACCATCCAGTTGGATTTCTGTAGCCTG GTATCCCATATACAGGATACCAACAGGACCAACATTACAAGATTCTGATGCTTGCTTTTTAACATTCCATTCACTATCTACACTACATGAAG GTACACTAAGTCGGCATCCTGAGAGAAATGTTTTTCATAATAgcaaattttatgatattccTGGGAAGGTCACGCTGCCTCTTATTGGTCTAGCGTCACACAAGTTTAATGGTTCCATGTGGAAGTCAAATCAAGAGCATGAGCAACAGTTAACTAACTCACTTCTGAAAGCTGCAGATGACTGGCTTTGCCAGCGGCGGGTAGATCATCCCGATTATCGCTTCTTCCTTTCACACTAG